Genomic DNA from Dysidea avara chromosome 10, odDysAvar1.4, whole genome shotgun sequence:
TATTGCCAACTATGATGTAACAGCCGCATGTGGTTATGTGGGTTGGCCATTGAATAGCTTCAAAAACCCACTAGCACCCTTAAAACTGGGGGTACAAAAATATAAAATTGTTGACTGGACCAGACAGAGTGTACCACTGGTACAGGTAAATGTTATCATAATTGGCAGCATTGGCAAAAAATCATCACAATAATTTATTAATTCCCCCTTCCTACTTTTCAGGCAGAGAAGACGATGAAGGAAGAGGAGGCAAAAGCCTACTTTGATCCTGCCAAGAGCGCAGAAGAAAAGGAAAAAGGAAACCAACAATTTCAGCAAGGTGagaaatgttaatttaaaactTGTAAAGGCTGGCTACAACACCTTATCCACAGTACGCTAATCTTGTACACTTTTTGATATTCCAGCACCCATGTTCGCTTTAAGTGCAGTGAACATATAATAAACTACTGGCTTATTTCTTTGCTTAAATATGCACATGCTTTGAATTTAGCAAGTTTCAGTGTATTCCTGGTTTTGTGAATTTGTGCACATGCATACTTAAATGAGAAATAATCTTCCAGTGTGATCAAATGTTCACCAATTGTGTAATTTTTAAAACACTTGGTGAAATAAGCTTTGTTTGCCATCTACTTTCAATTGTGTGATTTCCAAATTAAATTTGACAAACTTGGTAACATGTACGTATTTCTGGTATGTGTATTTTTTTTTAGGAAACTACCCTGATGCCATCAAATGCTACACTGAGGCAATCAAACGTAATCCAGAAGATGCCAAATTATATAGTAATCGAGCATTTGCCTACACTAAACTGGCTGAATTTCACCTGGCATTGAAGGTGTGTTGTACCATGTGCTATGTGTATGGGTAATGGGTGTGTATTGTTATAGGATTGTGACGAGTGTATTAAAATGGACCCACAATTTAGTGAGTGTTGTTGATTGGTGCATGTTATAGATGCATACGGGACATAAGTCCACATGAACTGGTAATCGAATTATGTAAGATCCTTATGTCATAGTTTTGTGCAATTTATATCAGTTAACATGGGCTTGTCCTACCCACGGATACACTACactgcacacaacacacacacacagttcaCAGTTTTTAACCTCCCTAGTCAAGGGTTACTTACGGAAAGGACAGGCATTAATAGGAATGAAAGAACTGGACAGAGCACAACAAGCATACCAGAAAGTGTTAGACATTGATCCCAACAATTCAGTGAGTATAGCACTGTGGTTAAATGTGTAAAATGTTCACCCCTTTAATTAGGAAGCACGTGAAGGAATGAGGAAATGTTATCAACAAGACAACCTGAACCCTGATGAAAGACGCAAAAGAGCAATGCAGGACCCTGAGATACAGGTAAACTAGCCATTATAGCCAAGAAGCAGCCAATAAAGATGCAGTAGATATTCTTGTAGTTCACCTTTTTGGCTTTAAAGTTGGTCATAATTGTTCCAAACGGTATCAACAAAGCCTTGTTATCAAATAGCAAGAGATATTTTGTATCAATTTGTATGGACACTTGATATGATGTTTTACTGGGGCTTTATCAGTTATTGTTGTTAGCTAAAATACATAATTGATCTATATTCAAGGGGTGTTCATCATAATTGTAACCATGttggcaaaatactctaatagtacagtcatttTGGTGTTTGGTTATGAACCATCCCAAATCATCTTTGCTTGGTTCAATGCATATTTATATAGTGGTCCTATACAATGGACCTTTTATACAAGTGGCCTTGACaatacaggttccactgtagtgaaTTTGATAGTGTTGCACTATGTTGTTGACATAAGAGTAATAGAGTTTCTATATAACTATACTTAATTGGATATCTACAATTTGATGTCCATAGCAAATCCTGAGTGATCCAGCCATGCAGATGATACTAAAGCAAATGCAAGAAGACCCAACAGCATTAAGAGAGTGAGTCATTATTTATTTTGTGTGTTGAGACAAGATTATTATTTACTTGTTGTTCCTCACAGACACTTACAGAATCCTGAGATCTCTGCCAAAATTGAGAAACTGATGAGCTCAGGATTGTTATCAGTCCGATAGTCTCTGTTGTTGATGTTTGCAActgttttgctgtatttcatTTGATTAGCACAATTAAATTTGATACATGCTATGACGAgtatgacatcatcattattaGTCCAGGGATAGTTGACTGTGAGGGTGGGTAATCATTAAAATAATAGCAGCAGTGAAATAAACTGTGCATGTTTAGCTTTTTTCATGAGTCAAAGGTGTACAGGATGATTCATGCTCAATTAACCCTTGGTTTCCCAAGTATTGTGCAACATTTACactacacataatattattgcttcATACATTTAGCTATCATGAAAGTTTCTGCACTACCCTACACCCCAGTGATCAGTTGAGAGCATGGGTGTGATCATCAAATAATCTAATTAGGATTGTGGTGCATTTAAGCATTAAGTAcatacaatgactgctctattaggaatcCTCAATGGATAGCCACAACATTCAACTAGATTCTTTTAAGGAAATTTCTATTTCTAACCTGTGCTTAGAGGTTACTAAAAAATAACAGTAGTTTAAAGAAAGAACTTTCCATCTACTCAGAAAAAAAGATTACAGGACATACAAAAAATGTATGAACTGGGTGCTGGAAAACCAAAGGTTAATTGTTCACCAGGAGCACTTAAGTGCCACAATACCTTGCTGCCTTAGACAGAGTTTGATACTTTgtaaaagtacaagtacattggaaaatttaaggaattaattttatgaataaaGTCTATGGCAGCAGAtctatatagtatgttcacattgagaaCAAGAAAACTGATATTCTTAAAAGGCAACATTTTAGCTATCTAGATAAATAGCAATGACAGTACAGGTGTGGAGAGCAGACATGTACAATTTGATCACAAATTTGGGAAGAATTGTAGCATAAGAACTTTAACTATATAATTGCTtgtaaataaaatattattagtGTGTCAAGCTGTACTACTACCACTACAAATGAGTCATTTCTAGATCTTGTGTAATTCCATCCATGAgcttttaaatgtttttgaggtaTCAGCTTGATGTGAACACATTATAGACTTGCTCGCAAAACTGACTCAGAGGACTTATCAATTGTTGTAGTACTAGGCTATGGACTATGTAACCTACAATGTTGGATTACTTGCAACATCTTCTGTATAACTGATGTACACCAGTGAGTGTGCAGATTAGAGTGCAGATGTTAAACATCCTTACTACTatgtacatacaattacaaacaaagttCAAATAATTCAAAAAATGTTAAAACTCCTGCTCCGGTGAATAACCCTGCACAACTACCAATGTCAGCTATATAACGAAACATGTTGAAAACTGCCTCTTCCGTCACTTCTGTGTATTCCAACTGATCGTAGTAGACCAAAAGGGCCAACAGATTTTGTCTGATTGTTTCTGGTGGGTAGACATATCTAATCAGCCGTTGTAGTGGTGTTGTGTACTGATAAGCTGGAAAATAAGATTGAGACAATTTAGTTTTGTACTGGACTCGATTGCATTCTATTGGACAATCACACAGACTGTTCTTGATCTGAGCAAACTGTTCAGTGACATTTAGTAGACACCCAAACAACATGTTCAAGTCACACACACTAATATTATCTCCTGGTAGGTAATCAGCTTTACATCCACATGCCTCATTTTGATATATGGCTTCACATTCATCTAAACATCTTTGACGAGTGTAACGTCTAATGGGTGGAGGACAGTCCATCATAGTCTCTTCATGATCAGTAGAGTTTGTTGTGTTCATATCATCATCTTCAGTAGAACTGGCTGACATCTTACAAGGTAGAATGTGAGGATTATTAATTGGTCTATCCCCACACTGACCATAAGGTGGTTCCATTAGTTTAGTATTAGTTAGTGATATTGCTACCTGTGTTTCAAATCCTGGTGGTACTGAGAAGCCATGAAACTCTCCAGAATAAGGATACTCATCTTGTGGATGGATAAACACTTGTAAACCAGCTGTGTGGCTGGTGTAGTACATGTAGGAATACTGCTCAATGTCAATCATTAGAAACAAGGAGTGTGATGTTCCAGCACCAGTGACATTTCTTGTGCTATCCAAGTTAAATGTGTAACACAGACCATATGCTGTTACCACCTCTGTGAAGTTGTCAATTCCACATTCTTTACCATCAAATTCACATCGCTTAAATCCGTATTCTAACTTGTGGCCATGTTCCCTTAGGATAGTTTCAAGGGTGACAGACTGGTTGAATTCTGTATGAGAAATGTTATACCGACCATCCAGTATATTTAGGATACGTTCATAGTCTGCTTCAAATAACCGATCTCTCTTGTAGTACTCATACAGTATAGCAACTTGTGCTTCAATAGGAAGAGAAAAATACATACTACTATTGACTGATATATTGTAATAAGGATTGTGGTTACAAATGGTAACTGCTGGAAAGATAAGAGACCGTGGGAAGTGTTTTTGCCGAGTGAAGAAAGTGTCTCTAGCCAGATACAAGCTGGTAATGGCATAGATACTCCAAATCATGGCAGCTACACTAAGGCTGAACAGTATTGCCCACATGATGATTCTCACCATTGGATAACCAATAGCTGCAAACCTCACTCCATCAAAAGATGTCATAGTCCCCATGAACCATAACTTGTAACGCAAGCGTAGTTTGATCCTATTGAATAATGAAGAGGTTGCTTTAGGCTCATGATCACAGTTGTCAGGTTGTTCTGCAGCAAAATCAATTGTCAAGTTAGGCATGGAGATTGAGTGACTGCGGAGCAATCTCCCTAttacttcattttttcttcctAACTCCGGTAACCGTAAATAGTTGCCGTTCTGAACAGTCCCATTCATAGTTGCTTTAAAAGATGATCTTTGTGGGAGTGGCAATTACACATCCGGACTTGTTTACAACTTAGACTGTGCTTAAGTCATATATTGCGCGACACCCTAACATCGAATACTGAACGTACATATGAAACTTCCTTTATCTCTACATCTACACCGGAAAAGATTTATAGTGAGGTCATAGACCTGGGATGTTTTAATCTGTGGGGCGAAGTTCGATTCTAATTAATTAACgcaaatacagacgatttcggAATCTATGCAACACAGgaagtagtctcgtgcccagacccccacctgggtggggtctgggcacgagactacacaGGAAGTCAATGGAAACGTGAGCTTGTTACGTATTTCGGCACCTTTTCAAAGCAGATGGATCACGTTTTCGGTTTTCGCTTGACGGTTTTTGTTGCAAAGATCGCGCAATCATctgtaccgtacgcaaggaaattttgacgtcaagtcaaaaaattttgacgaatttgacgaatcggtttaattcgtcaaatgtttataagcgccctttaaagtacaggttttgcctacaatttcttcattttcgtcaacattttattcgtcaaatctgctgaagtctgaattcgtcaaatttttttgacgtctaAATttacctatcctagttacggtgcgccaatacattgggaaatttgttgaaatgtactgggtggctgtttggctttctctcgctTGTTTGAAAGCTAGTTTCaaggcgtggacattccttttacattgtttattgtgtagtgttttgtactgaacaagaacacagcttgTTGTGGACATTGGAGGGAATATCATTGGCGACACCGAATGACACCAAGTAAACTTTTCGCGCACCGTAACGAGGATGGTTTATGACGTCACTAcgtaaataatacgggcgtttccaatccatgttcgtATATTATCTATTGTGCCACACCCCTCACAACTATGGCTGAATCGGGAGACACGATCGACATAGATGCGAAGGTCCAAATGTTTGGACTTTTGTTCAAGAAACCATTTGGACACAAATCACAACGATGGCAGAAAAGGTTAGTGTCTTTATGTGAGTACGTCTGACCGTCTACGACTTCCCGCCATCTGCAGGTTCTTCATCGTCAAGGAAGGGTTCCTAATGTACTACTCTGATAACGAAGGGAAAGCGTTTGATCGTTCGCATCATTTCAACATTCACCCGAAGGTATTATAGTATCACAAAAATTAATTGCCTTAGTGAAAATGAGTTTTTTGACCTCGCGAAAATTGTTGTGGTCGGTAGCCAGTACCTTGAGGGATAACTGGGGCTGTCTCCTAGCTGCTTAAAGAGAGCTGGAGTCTCTAGATCTCACATCCCTTGACACGAATGCTGGTAGTTACTGCATATTGTTAGTATGCAATCAGTCAGAAGTTAATTATCAGTCTCAACTGACAAGGAAGCAACTAGCTTTTCCCTCAACCAGTTGAAAGGATAGTACCTCTAAACATAAACCACAGGAAATGCTTTTATTGCTTCTGTGTGCATGAAAACCTGTTCACAAATAACACAGcagtaacatcacaattattcATAAGTgaaacctgcataatccagtcACCTTAGAaccagagacaattataattttcttcaaatcccagtgaaaatgtcaggcaacctAAAGCAATATCTGACATTGATATGCTACTGTTATATGCAATTCATCATAATAGGGAAATCcttacaatacattgatagaaCAGAGTGAATCAacttataataatacaatcattgttATCAAATTGCTATTATTGACAATACTTCACAATAAAAACTCTTCAACTTTcttctattttgatctgacattttgtcaggcaggttccattatggtcggccatgcatg
This window encodes:
- the LOC136269202 gene encoding acid-sensing ion channel 2-like, translated to MNGTVQNGNYLRLPELGRKNEVIGRLLRSHSISMPNLTIDFAAEQPDNCDHEPKATSSLFNRIKLRLRYKLWFMGTMTSFDGVRFAAIGYPMVRIIMWAILFSLSVAAMIWSIYAITSLYLARDTFFTRQKHFPRSLIFPAVTICNHNPYYNISVNSSMYFSLPIEAQVAILYEYYKRDRLFEADYERILNILDGRYNISHTEFNQSVTLETILREHGHKLEYGFKRCEFDGKECGIDNFTEVVTAYGLCYTFNLDSTRNVTGAGTSHSLFLMIDIEQYSYMYYTSHTAGLQVFIHPQDEYPYSGEFHGFSVPPGFETQVAISLTNTKLMEPPYGQCGDRPINNPHILPCKMSASSTEDDDMNTTNSTDHEETMMDCPPPIRRYTRQRCLDECEAIYQNEACGCKADYLPGDNISVCDLNMLFGCLLNVTEQFAQIKNSLCDCPIECNRVQYKTKLSQSYFPAYQYTTPLQRLIRYVYPPETIRQNLLALLVYYDQLEYTEVTEEAVFNMFRYIADIGSCAGLFTGAGVLTFFELFELCL